One region of Synechococcus elongatus PCC 11801 genomic DNA includes:
- the larE gene encoding ATP-dependent sacrificial sulfur transferase LarE, which yields MLQAKLEQVRSQLRSWPSAVVAYSGGIDSSLVAYLAFQELGDRALAVTAVSASLLPEDLAAARSQADWIGIAHEQIHTDELANPNYASNPSNRCYFCKSELHDRLQPLAQARGFAVVLDGVNADDLGDHRPGLQAARERGVRSPLAEAGIGKLEVRQLAQELGIPWWNKPAMPCLSSRFPYGEAISAEKLARVGAAERYLRQLGWQSLRVRSQQDTARIELPHEDLQRFVVETDLPALVSHFQSLGFRYVSLDLEGLVSGKLNRVLATPCAGDRS from the coding sequence ATGCTTCAGGCCAAACTAGAGCAGGTGCGATCGCAACTCCGATCGTGGCCTTCAGCAGTGGTGGCCTACTCGGGCGGCATCGACAGCAGCTTGGTGGCCTACCTTGCGTTTCAAGAGTTAGGCGATCGCGCCCTAGCTGTTACTGCGGTCTCGGCTTCTCTTCTGCCGGAAGACCTTGCCGCTGCGCGATCGCAGGCAGACTGGATCGGCATTGCCCATGAGCAAATTCATACTGATGAGCTAGCCAATCCCAACTACGCCAGCAACCCCAGCAATCGTTGCTACTTCTGCAAAAGCGAGCTGCACGATCGCCTCCAACCTCTCGCCCAAGCGCGGGGCTTTGCGGTGGTCTTGGATGGTGTCAACGCAGATGATCTCGGCGATCACCGTCCGGGACTGCAAGCCGCTCGGGAGCGGGGTGTGCGATCGCCGTTAGCAGAAGCGGGTATTGGCAAGCTGGAAGTTCGTCAACTGGCGCAGGAGCTGGGGATTCCCTGGTGGAATAAACCCGCCATGCCCTGTCTCTCCTCGCGTTTTCCCTATGGTGAAGCGATTAGTGCGGAGAAACTGGCACGCGTCGGGGCCGCAGAGCGCTATCTGCGCCAACTGGGCTGGCAGTCGCTACGGGTGCGATCCCAGCAGGATACGGCTCGTATTGAATTGCCGCACGAGGACTTACAGCGGTTTGTAGTAGAAACTGACTTACCCGCTCTGGTCAGCCATTTCCAATCCTTGGGATTCCGCTACGTCAGCCTTGATCTGGAAGGCTTGGTCAGTGGCAAACTCAATCGTGTGTTAGCGACACCATGCGCCGGCGATCGCTCCTAG
- a CDS encoding carbonic anhydrase, translating to MRRRSLLAALGGSCVGWLGSSQPVWASAEWDYGRRRGPRRWAQLDPAYGLCKQGRQQSPINLQGQPSTVALDYRDRPFKGILQSAPHSLRIDCPSGCGCWEDGVFYELLQFHFHTPSEHYRQGRRFPAEIHLVHRSDRGQLAVIAVFLAPGDRLHPELQAILAMPKRSSSQQLTTDLQPSVFLPRDRTVWRYSGSLTTPPCSEPVLWRVCDRPLLIARSQLRQLRQRLGVNARPLPA from the coding sequence ATGCGCCGGCGATCGCTCCTAGCCGCTTTAGGGGGAAGCTGCGTTGGTTGGCTGGGCAGCAGTCAGCCCGTCTGGGCGAGTGCTGAGTGGGACTACGGCCGTCGCCGTGGGCCGCGTCGCTGGGCTCAGCTCGATCCGGCTTATGGGCTGTGTAAGCAAGGTCGTCAACAATCGCCGATCAACCTGCAAGGACAACCCTCGACCGTTGCCTTGGACTATCGCGATCGCCCCTTCAAGGGCATCCTGCAATCGGCACCGCATTCCCTCCGCATCGACTGCCCTAGCGGTTGTGGCTGTTGGGAAGACGGTGTCTTCTACGAATTGCTGCAATTTCATTTCCACACACCCAGCGAACACTATCGCCAAGGTCGGCGTTTCCCTGCGGAAATTCACTTGGTTCATCGCAGCGATCGCGGCCAATTAGCGGTTATTGCGGTCTTTCTAGCGCCAGGCGATCGCCTGCACCCTGAACTGCAAGCCATTCTGGCCATGCCCAAGCGCTCGAGCAGTCAGCAGCTCACGACCGATTTACAACCCTCAGTCTTCCTGCCCCGCGATCGCACGGTCTGGCGCTACTCCGGTTCCCTAACGACCCCACCTTGCTCTGAGCCGGTGCTGTGGCGAGTTTGCGATCGACCCCTCTTGATTGCTCGGTCACAACTGCGGCAGCTCCGACAACGCCTCGGTGTCAATGCTCGGCCGCTACCAGCCTGA